From Primulina tabacum isolate GXHZ01 chromosome 2, ASM2559414v2, whole genome shotgun sequence, one genomic window encodes:
- the LOC142523595 gene encoding cysteine-tryptophan domain-containing zinc finger protein 3-like isoform X2: protein MEETEVEEGEALSYHGQDEDSTIDPDITLSYIGEKLESVLGHFQKDFEGGVSAENLGAKFGGYGSFLPTYQRSPSWSRTKSPPKVNNYDTPASPRKLWTEDQRQNSLASSSTSPTERLPDASGKTLSIENLLKGLPSRRVDESGFKRGVIKKSVNPSEQKTLKVRIKVGSDNLSTQKNTEIYGGLGLVVSPSSSLDDSQEATVEKLSGNHLDVPEKSPTSILQMMTSFATVHLLSPLSEDLICLIEKRKIGGDNESKFMDKAHIETSGMLENGSLPGRSDQKVVEQNKWKSSEKSLVSTELTDWKNIAGQSNSASAITKEKEIDNDTLHCDEMVSNILKLQLISGVKGEAGRVVIKKILDSESSLEIGRIEKLGERLGSSGKDLENKKENCSSAAAFSLKNVIKEEKYHASDQSDSNVSKARNEPSVGPSDLRKKFVGAHIQKVDSSLISKSGKNSHISKNDSRDHQKDAEKSREMHLKDFFGDFGFEEEDEESTLREMPSSGRPKDPQLLKKKNSSEYINTSKEKSNDKSAGKPNPSESYPRFPSHVAPPLTSEAQTGVAPIVKEDWVFCDKCKKWRLLPLGTNPKSLPKKWLCRMLTWLPGMNRCSIPEEETTSALRALYQPAADSILAPSSERQHNQLHNSVSATVGVPLLDAGCPVREHQNIADLNETTGQKKKHRADHSSSLFDIDGSTHSENSRKSVPTSSKNGTLNIGNHSPLDTRGFQSNRKESLVYCSKTDDSRASKRMKVESHFDNGKWSSENGGPSLNAGTVLVKSLSDKSSRHKDTRGNMKKDTGFNQEIKVPDDGLMHERKFDIKDPVQKRKGKDCHGSRSCHQNSGDFVDGWNSDQLERKKARVSKSGGKGSSGSKSRAGTDEKGRGIDKPNSNQCLSNTQVEDCLKNDRGLAHPSVAANSSSSKVSGSHKNQSNAQEVKGSPVESVSSSPLRPYNADKVPSTRAKLFEKDDLKDPYSSTAVSPKRISGSEIGGNVRKEIMKKDVSRTIDDSLSNMKSEKVSSHAKDKTRTSVPEMDKDKIKEKTKSRKNKFDHRSGTPAKTDKFVCKNDNAVGTLSERSKALDQSKFGGHDGQDVIKSQDNKPNLEEKLLKRSNLLEANGNWISHSLPPVGRVETETVASLQPVTGSQKENVVKLLSSNQSKKAEQENGRPIKIRHPTPNSHKGQNVEASSPVRRESSSHGANNALKEAKDLKHLADRLKNSGSPESNGLYFQAALKFLHGASLLEFGSTEGSKHNEMMHSMHIYSSTAKLCEFCAHEFEKSKEMAAAALAYKCMEVAYMRVVYYSHSSVNRDRNELQTALQIVAPGESPFSSTSDVDNLNQVTTDKGNVVAKVVGSPQVSGNHSITSQNRSGFIRLLNFAQDVNFAMEASRKSRNAFTAAISKLGESNICSLKTALDSNFQDVEGLLRLVRVSMEAINR from the exons ATGGAAGAGACTGAGGTTGAAGAAGGTGAAGCTCTTTCTTACCATGGACAGGATGAAGATTCCACCATTGACCCTGATATTACTCTCTCTTACATT GGAGAGAAACTTGAAAGTGTTTTGGGTCATTTCCAGAAAGACTTTGAGGGTGGTGTTTCGGCTGAGAATTTGG GGGCAAAATTTGGAGGATATGGTTCATTTTTACCTACTTATCAGCGGTCTCCATCTTGGTCTCGTACGAAGAGTCCACCGAAAGTTAATAACTATGATACTCCAGCATCCCCAAGAAAGCTGTGGACAGAG GATCAGAGACAAAACTCATTAGCTTCATCAAGCACTTCGCCAACAGAAAGATTACCTGATGCTTCAGGAAAGACTCTGTCAattgaaaatttgttgaagggcTTACCATCTAGACGTGTTGATGAATCAGGTTTTAAACGTGGAGTCATCAAGAAATCTGTCAATCCTTCTGAACAGAAAACTCTGAAGGTTCGGATCAAAGTTGGCTCTGATAATTTGTCCACACAAAAGAATACTGAAATCTATGGTGGACTCGGTCTGGTGGTCTCTCCATCCTCTTCATTGGATGACAGTCAGGAAGCAACTGTTGAAAAGCTGAGTGGTAACCATTTGGATGTGCCAGAGAAATCTCCAACAAGTATTCTTCAG ATGATGACATCCTTCGCCACGGTTCACCTTTTATCCCCTCTATCAGAAGATCTAATTTGTTTGATCGAAAAAAGAAAGATTGGTGGTGATAATGAATCTAAATTCATGGACAAGGCACACATAGAAACATCTGGGATGTTAGAAAATGGATCTCTTCCTGGCAGGAGTGATCAGAAAGTTGTAGAACAAAATAAATGGAAGTCTTCTGAAAAATCTTTGGTCTCCACTGAATTAACAGATTGGAAGAACATTGCTGGTCAGAGTAATTCTGCTTCAGCTATAACGAAGGAAAAAGAAATTGATAATGACACATTACACTGTGATGAAATGGTTTCTAATATTTTGAAACTCCAACTTATATCTGGGGTGAAGGGAGAAGCGGGCAGAGTTGTtattaagaaaattttggaCAGTGAATCTTCCCTAGAAATTGGCAGGATTGAGAAGTTGGGTGAAAGGCTGGGTTCATCAGGCAAGgatttagaaaataaaaaagaaaattgtaGCAGCGCTGCAGCTTTCTCTCTGAAGAATGTTATCAAGGAAGAAAAATATCATGCTTCGGATCAATCTGATTCAAATGTCTCCAAAGCAAGAAATGAGCCTAGTGTTGGACCTTCAGATCTTCGGAAGAAATTTGTGGGAGCGCACATACAAAAAGTTGATTCTTCTTTGATTTCTAAAAGTGGAAAGAACTCTCATATATCTAAAAATGATTCACGGGATCATCAAAAGGACGCTGAAAAATCCCGGGAGATGCATCTTAAGGACTTTTTTGGAGACTTTGGATTTGAAGAAGAAGATGAGGAATCAACTTTAAGGGAAATGCCTTCCTCTGGAAGGCCAAAGGATCCTCaacttttgaagaaaaaaaattcgagTGAATATATCAACACATCAAAAGAAAAATCTAATGATAAAAGTGCCGGAAAGCCTAATCCATCAGAAAGTTATCCTAGATTTCCTTCACACGTGGCACCGCCTCTGACATCTGAAGCTCAAACAGGAGTGGCTCCTATTGTTAAGGAAGACTGGGTCTTTTGTGATAAGTGTAAAAAATGGAGACTTCTTCCCCTGGGTACAAATCCTAAGAGTCTTCCTAAGAAATGGCTTTGTAGGATGCTTACATGGCT GCCTGGAATGAACCGTTGTAGTATACCTGAGGAGGAAACTACCAGTGCTTTAAGAGCCCTATACCAACCTGCTGCTGACTCAATTCTGGCCCCTTCTTCCGAGAGGCAGCATAACCAGCTTCACAATTCTGTTTCTGCTACTGTGGGGGTACCATTGCTTGATGCTGGGTGTCCTGTTCGAGAGCACCAAAATATTGCTGACCTCAATGAAACAACGGGGCAGAAAAAAAAACACAGGGCAGATCATTCATCAAGTTTATTTGATATCGATGGTTCCACTCACTCTGAAAACTCAAGGAAGAGCGTCCCAACGTCTTCCAAAAATGGTACATTAAACATAGGAAATCACTCTCCTCTAGATACCCGTGGATTTCAGAGTAATAGAAAAGAATCACTTGtctattgttctaaaacag ATGATTCTAGGGCATCTAAAAGAATGAAGGTGGAATCTCATTTTGATAATGGAAAGTGGAGTTCTGAAAATGGCGGGCCTTCCTTAAATGCAGGCACTGTATTGGTCAAAAGTTTGTCAGATAAATCATCGAGGCACAAGGATACAAGGGGCAACATGAAGAAGGATACAGGTTTTAACCAAGAAATAAAAGTTCCAGATGATGGTTTGATGCACGAGAGAAAATTTGATATCAAGGACCCTGTTCAAAAAAGGAAAGGGAAAGATTGCCATGGTTCTCGAAGTTGCCATCAAAATTCTGGTGATTTTGTTGATGGATGGAACAGTGACCAGCTGGAAAGAAAAAAAGCTAGAGTTTCCAAGTCTGGGGGAAAAGGTTCGAGTGGAAGCAAATCCAGAGCAGGAACCGACGAGAAGGGCAGGGGTATAGATAAGCCGAATAGCAATCAGTGTTTGAGCAATACTCAGGTAGAAGATTGTTTGAAAAATGATAGGGGTTTAGCACATCCATCTGTTGCTGCCAATTCAAGCTCTTCCAAGGTATCTGGCTCACATAAAAACCAAAGCAATGCCCAGGAAGTTAAAGGTTCCCCGGTTGAATCAGTTTCTTCATCTCCATTGAGACCTTATAATGCTGATAAGGTCCCTTCAACAAGAGCGAAGCTCTTTGAAAAAGATGATTTGAAGGATCCTTACTCTTCCACAGCTGTGAGTCCAAAAAGGATTTCAGGTAGTGAAATTGGAGGAAATGTTCGAAAAGAGATTATGAAAAAAGATGTCAGTCGCACTATCGATGATAGTTTATCGAACATGAAGTCGGAAAAGGTGTCTTCACATGCGAAAGACAAAACTCGTACTTCTGTACCTGAAATGGATAAAGACAAAATCAAGGAAAAGACCAAGAGTAGAAAAAACAAGTTTGACCATAGGTCTGGCACTCCTGCTAAGACTGACAAGTTTGTTTGCAAGAACGATAATGCTGTAGGAACATTAAGCGAGAGAAGTAAAGCATTGGATCAGTCAAAGTTTGGAGGTCATGATGGCCAAGATGTGATCAAAAGCCAAGATAATAAGCCTAATCTGGAGGAGAAATTACTCAAGAGAAGTAACCTGCTTGAAGCAAATGGAAATTGGATATCACATTCACTTCCACCTGTAGGGAGAGTTGAGACTGAAACAGTTGCTAGTCTTCAGCCTGTCACTGGATCTCAGAAAGAAAATGTGGTGAAACTTTTGTCATCAAATCAGAGTAAGAAAGCTGAACAGGAAAATGGTCGACCTATTAAAATTAGACATCCCACCCCAAATTCCCACAAGGGTCAGAATGTTGAAGCCTCTAGTCCTGTCCGAAGGGAGTCCTCCAGTCATGGTGCTAACAATGCTTTGAAAGAGGCCAAGGACCTCAAACACTTGGCTGATCGCCTTAAG AATTCTGGATCACCTGAAAGCAATGGACTTTACTTCCAAGCCGCCCTCAAATTTCTCCATGGAGCGTCTCTGTTGGAATTTGGAAGCACTGAAGGCTCTAAGCATAATGAGATGATGCACTCAATGCATATATACAGTAGCACTGCGAAGCTCTGCGA GTTTTGTGCCCATGAATTTGAAAAGTCAAAAGAGATGGCTGCTGCTGCATTGGCTTATAAATGCATGGAGGTTGCTTATATGCGAGTCGTTTATTATTCACATTCCAGTGTAAATAGGGACAGGAATGAGTTGCAAACTGCTCTGCAAATTGTTGCTCCAG GTGAATCTCCTTTCTCTTCCACCTCTGATGTTGACAACTTGAACCAAGTAACTACAGATAAGGGCAATGTGGTAGCCAAAGTTGTAGGTTCTCCTCAAGTTTCTGGAAACCATTCTATCACTTCTCAGAATCGTTCTGGTTTCATCAGGCTTCTAAACTTT GCACAAGATGTTAACTTTGCAATGGAAGCCTCAAGGAAATCAAGAAACGCTTTCACAGCTGCTATATCAAAACTTGGAGAATCAAACATCTGTTCTCTCAAAACAGCACTCGATTCCAACTTCCAAGATGTAGAGGGTTTATTGCGCCTTGTTCGAGTTTCAATGGAAGCGATCAATCGTTGA
- the LOC142523595 gene encoding cysteine-tryptophan domain-containing zinc finger protein 3-like isoform X1, whose amino-acid sequence MEETEVEEGEALSYHGQDEDSTIDPDITLSYIGEKLESVLGHFQKDFEGGVSAENLGAKFGGYGSFLPTYQRSPSWSRTKSPPKVNNYDTPASPRKLWTEDQRQNSLASSSTSPTERLPDASGKTLSIENLLKGLPSRRVDESGFKRGVIKKSVNPSEQKTLKVRIKVGSDNLSTQKNTEIYGGLGLVVSPSSSLDDSQEATVEKLSGNHLDVPEKSPTSILQMMTSFATVHLLSPLSEDLICLIEKRKIGGDNESKFMDKAHIETSGMLENGSLPGRSDQKVVEQNKWKSSEKSLVSTELTDWKNIAGQSNSASAITKEKEIDNDTLHCDEMVSNILKLQLISGVKGEAGRVVIKKILDSESSLEIGRIEKLGERLGSSGKDLENKKENCSSAAAFSLKNVIKEEKYHASDQSDSNVSKARNEPSVGPSDLRKKFVGAHIQKVDSSLISKSGKNSHISKNDSRDHQKDAEKSREMHLKDFFGDFGFEEEDEESTLREMPSSGRPKDPQLLKKKNSSEYINTSKEKSNDKSAGKPNPSESYPRFPSHVAPPLTSEAQTGVAPIVKEDWVFCDKCKKWRLLPLGTNPKSLPKKWLCRMLTWLPGMNRCSIPEEETTSALRALYQPAADSILAPSSERQHNQLHNSVSATVGVPLLDAGCPVREHQNIADLNETTGQKKKHRADHSSSLFDIDGSTHSENSRKSVPTSSKNGTLNIGNHSPLDTRGFQSNRKESLVYCSKTGTNLKINNKLESDADDSRASKRMKVESHFDNGKWSSENGGPSLNAGTVLVKSLSDKSSRHKDTRGNMKKDTGFNQEIKVPDDGLMHERKFDIKDPVQKRKGKDCHGSRSCHQNSGDFVDGWNSDQLERKKARVSKSGGKGSSGSKSRAGTDEKGRGIDKPNSNQCLSNTQVEDCLKNDRGLAHPSVAANSSSSKVSGSHKNQSNAQEVKGSPVESVSSSPLRPYNADKVPSTRAKLFEKDDLKDPYSSTAVSPKRISGSEIGGNVRKEIMKKDVSRTIDDSLSNMKSEKVSSHAKDKTRTSVPEMDKDKIKEKTKSRKNKFDHRSGTPAKTDKFVCKNDNAVGTLSERSKALDQSKFGGHDGQDVIKSQDNKPNLEEKLLKRSNLLEANGNWISHSLPPVGRVETETVASLQPVTGSQKENVVKLLSSNQSKKAEQENGRPIKIRHPTPNSHKGQNVEASSPVRRESSSHGANNALKEAKDLKHLADRLKNSGSPESNGLYFQAALKFLHGASLLEFGSTEGSKHNEMMHSMHIYSSTAKLCEFCAHEFEKSKEMAAAALAYKCMEVAYMRVVYYSHSSVNRDRNELQTALQIVAPGESPFSSTSDVDNLNQVTTDKGNVVAKVVGSPQVSGNHSITSQNRSGFIRLLNFAQDVNFAMEASRKSRNAFTAAISKLGESNICSLKTALDSNFQDVEGLLRLVRVSMEAINR is encoded by the exons ATGGAAGAGACTGAGGTTGAAGAAGGTGAAGCTCTTTCTTACCATGGACAGGATGAAGATTCCACCATTGACCCTGATATTACTCTCTCTTACATT GGAGAGAAACTTGAAAGTGTTTTGGGTCATTTCCAGAAAGACTTTGAGGGTGGTGTTTCGGCTGAGAATTTGG GGGCAAAATTTGGAGGATATGGTTCATTTTTACCTACTTATCAGCGGTCTCCATCTTGGTCTCGTACGAAGAGTCCACCGAAAGTTAATAACTATGATACTCCAGCATCCCCAAGAAAGCTGTGGACAGAG GATCAGAGACAAAACTCATTAGCTTCATCAAGCACTTCGCCAACAGAAAGATTACCTGATGCTTCAGGAAAGACTCTGTCAattgaaaatttgttgaagggcTTACCATCTAGACGTGTTGATGAATCAGGTTTTAAACGTGGAGTCATCAAGAAATCTGTCAATCCTTCTGAACAGAAAACTCTGAAGGTTCGGATCAAAGTTGGCTCTGATAATTTGTCCACACAAAAGAATACTGAAATCTATGGTGGACTCGGTCTGGTGGTCTCTCCATCCTCTTCATTGGATGACAGTCAGGAAGCAACTGTTGAAAAGCTGAGTGGTAACCATTTGGATGTGCCAGAGAAATCTCCAACAAGTATTCTTCAG ATGATGACATCCTTCGCCACGGTTCACCTTTTATCCCCTCTATCAGAAGATCTAATTTGTTTGATCGAAAAAAGAAAGATTGGTGGTGATAATGAATCTAAATTCATGGACAAGGCACACATAGAAACATCTGGGATGTTAGAAAATGGATCTCTTCCTGGCAGGAGTGATCAGAAAGTTGTAGAACAAAATAAATGGAAGTCTTCTGAAAAATCTTTGGTCTCCACTGAATTAACAGATTGGAAGAACATTGCTGGTCAGAGTAATTCTGCTTCAGCTATAACGAAGGAAAAAGAAATTGATAATGACACATTACACTGTGATGAAATGGTTTCTAATATTTTGAAACTCCAACTTATATCTGGGGTGAAGGGAGAAGCGGGCAGAGTTGTtattaagaaaattttggaCAGTGAATCTTCCCTAGAAATTGGCAGGATTGAGAAGTTGGGTGAAAGGCTGGGTTCATCAGGCAAGgatttagaaaataaaaaagaaaattgtaGCAGCGCTGCAGCTTTCTCTCTGAAGAATGTTATCAAGGAAGAAAAATATCATGCTTCGGATCAATCTGATTCAAATGTCTCCAAAGCAAGAAATGAGCCTAGTGTTGGACCTTCAGATCTTCGGAAGAAATTTGTGGGAGCGCACATACAAAAAGTTGATTCTTCTTTGATTTCTAAAAGTGGAAAGAACTCTCATATATCTAAAAATGATTCACGGGATCATCAAAAGGACGCTGAAAAATCCCGGGAGATGCATCTTAAGGACTTTTTTGGAGACTTTGGATTTGAAGAAGAAGATGAGGAATCAACTTTAAGGGAAATGCCTTCCTCTGGAAGGCCAAAGGATCCTCaacttttgaagaaaaaaaattcgagTGAATATATCAACACATCAAAAGAAAAATCTAATGATAAAAGTGCCGGAAAGCCTAATCCATCAGAAAGTTATCCTAGATTTCCTTCACACGTGGCACCGCCTCTGACATCTGAAGCTCAAACAGGAGTGGCTCCTATTGTTAAGGAAGACTGGGTCTTTTGTGATAAGTGTAAAAAATGGAGACTTCTTCCCCTGGGTACAAATCCTAAGAGTCTTCCTAAGAAATGGCTTTGTAGGATGCTTACATGGCT GCCTGGAATGAACCGTTGTAGTATACCTGAGGAGGAAACTACCAGTGCTTTAAGAGCCCTATACCAACCTGCTGCTGACTCAATTCTGGCCCCTTCTTCCGAGAGGCAGCATAACCAGCTTCACAATTCTGTTTCTGCTACTGTGGGGGTACCATTGCTTGATGCTGGGTGTCCTGTTCGAGAGCACCAAAATATTGCTGACCTCAATGAAACAACGGGGCAGAAAAAAAAACACAGGGCAGATCATTCATCAAGTTTATTTGATATCGATGGTTCCACTCACTCTGAAAACTCAAGGAAGAGCGTCCCAACGTCTTCCAAAAATGGTACATTAAACATAGGAAATCACTCTCCTCTAGATACCCGTGGATTTCAGAGTAATAGAAAAGAATCACTTGtctattgttctaaaacag GTACAAATCTGAAGATAAATAACAAGCTAGAGTCCGATGCAGATGATTCTAGGGCATCTAAAAGAATGAAGGTGGAATCTCATTTTGATAATGGAAAGTGGAGTTCTGAAAATGGCGGGCCTTCCTTAAATGCAGGCACTGTATTGGTCAAAAGTTTGTCAGATAAATCATCGAGGCACAAGGATACAAGGGGCAACATGAAGAAGGATACAGGTTTTAACCAAGAAATAAAAGTTCCAGATGATGGTTTGATGCACGAGAGAAAATTTGATATCAAGGACCCTGTTCAAAAAAGGAAAGGGAAAGATTGCCATGGTTCTCGAAGTTGCCATCAAAATTCTGGTGATTTTGTTGATGGATGGAACAGTGACCAGCTGGAAAGAAAAAAAGCTAGAGTTTCCAAGTCTGGGGGAAAAGGTTCGAGTGGAAGCAAATCCAGAGCAGGAACCGACGAGAAGGGCAGGGGTATAGATAAGCCGAATAGCAATCAGTGTTTGAGCAATACTCAGGTAGAAGATTGTTTGAAAAATGATAGGGGTTTAGCACATCCATCTGTTGCTGCCAATTCAAGCTCTTCCAAGGTATCTGGCTCACATAAAAACCAAAGCAATGCCCAGGAAGTTAAAGGTTCCCCGGTTGAATCAGTTTCTTCATCTCCATTGAGACCTTATAATGCTGATAAGGTCCCTTCAACAAGAGCGAAGCTCTTTGAAAAAGATGATTTGAAGGATCCTTACTCTTCCACAGCTGTGAGTCCAAAAAGGATTTCAGGTAGTGAAATTGGAGGAAATGTTCGAAAAGAGATTATGAAAAAAGATGTCAGTCGCACTATCGATGATAGTTTATCGAACATGAAGTCGGAAAAGGTGTCTTCACATGCGAAAGACAAAACTCGTACTTCTGTACCTGAAATGGATAAAGACAAAATCAAGGAAAAGACCAAGAGTAGAAAAAACAAGTTTGACCATAGGTCTGGCACTCCTGCTAAGACTGACAAGTTTGTTTGCAAGAACGATAATGCTGTAGGAACATTAAGCGAGAGAAGTAAAGCATTGGATCAGTCAAAGTTTGGAGGTCATGATGGCCAAGATGTGATCAAAAGCCAAGATAATAAGCCTAATCTGGAGGAGAAATTACTCAAGAGAAGTAACCTGCTTGAAGCAAATGGAAATTGGATATCACATTCACTTCCACCTGTAGGGAGAGTTGAGACTGAAACAGTTGCTAGTCTTCAGCCTGTCACTGGATCTCAGAAAGAAAATGTGGTGAAACTTTTGTCATCAAATCAGAGTAAGAAAGCTGAACAGGAAAATGGTCGACCTATTAAAATTAGACATCCCACCCCAAATTCCCACAAGGGTCAGAATGTTGAAGCCTCTAGTCCTGTCCGAAGGGAGTCCTCCAGTCATGGTGCTAACAATGCTTTGAAAGAGGCCAAGGACCTCAAACACTTGGCTGATCGCCTTAAG AATTCTGGATCACCTGAAAGCAATGGACTTTACTTCCAAGCCGCCCTCAAATTTCTCCATGGAGCGTCTCTGTTGGAATTTGGAAGCACTGAAGGCTCTAAGCATAATGAGATGATGCACTCAATGCATATATACAGTAGCACTGCGAAGCTCTGCGA GTTTTGTGCCCATGAATTTGAAAAGTCAAAAGAGATGGCTGCTGCTGCATTGGCTTATAAATGCATGGAGGTTGCTTATATGCGAGTCGTTTATTATTCACATTCCAGTGTAAATAGGGACAGGAATGAGTTGCAAACTGCTCTGCAAATTGTTGCTCCAG GTGAATCTCCTTTCTCTTCCACCTCTGATGTTGACAACTTGAACCAAGTAACTACAGATAAGGGCAATGTGGTAGCCAAAGTTGTAGGTTCTCCTCAAGTTTCTGGAAACCATTCTATCACTTCTCAGAATCGTTCTGGTTTCATCAGGCTTCTAAACTTT GCACAAGATGTTAACTTTGCAATGGAAGCCTCAAGGAAATCAAGAAACGCTTTCACAGCTGCTATATCAAAACTTGGAGAATCAAACATCTGTTCTCTCAAAACAGCACTCGATTCCAACTTCCAAGATGTAGAGGGTTTATTGCGCCTTGTTCGAGTTTCAATGGAAGCGATCAATCGTTGA